The DNA sequence GTCACCAGGGCACTTGGTGGCTTACTCGGCTGAGCATCccgggattgggccccgcatcgggctccctgcccagtggggagcctgcttctccctctccctctgcctgccgctgcccctgcttctgctctctccctgtcaagggaatacataaaatattaaaaaaaaaaaagagagagagagaatgggtcaTAAGAGCAAGCACATCAGGAGAAGCAACTCTCTTCTGGCCAAGAAGAGACGGCGTGGGGGAttctctacaggaaatactaacGCTGTGGCCGCAACGGGGTGTGAACGGGGGCAACAACGAGAGAAGGAGGTGGGGTCACATACAGGACAGCCATCAGGGTCCGTGCCAACACACACACGGAATTAAAAGAAACGGCTCTAGATGCCTTAAAGAACAAACCCCCAAACGCCACCAGGGTACCCCTTGGGAGTGTCTTCTCTGGCGTGAGTGGCAGCTCCGGGGCACTTCAGACCTGAAGACTCCAGCTGGGAAAGCACCTGACACCCGTGCAACCCGCAGGCTCCGCTCCCGCACGGGCCAGACCCGACAGGCGTCAAGGACAGTCCTCCAAGAACGCGCCTTCCTTCAGCCTCCGCTCTGGAGGACGTGGGGCCAAGTCGGGTCGGAAAAGGCCTAAGTGCCGCTGGGCACCGGCACAGAAATTCGTCCCTTGGCCGTCACAGGGGCACAACACGAGCTGCAAAAGCCGCAGCCGCTCCCTCACCCAGTGTCTCGGACATTTGCATGGTTTTCTCAGGCCCAGCCGGCAGCGGGGCGCCCTGGAAGCCCAGCGAGGCGGGCCTGGGGGACTTACATAGGGTCATCATCCGGCTCCCAGCCTTCCAGCTCCTTGAAGCAGAAGAAGCACTGGGCCAAGTCGGGCTCGTTCTCAGTGGGACAGTGGATGAAGCCGGCCTCGGCCATCTGCAGGGGAGAGCGCAGGCTCAGGCCCCGCTAGGAGCTCTAGGATCCCGGAGCCCGCAGCGGGAGGGGTCGCCCCGGCCGGGAGCCCACAGGGGGCGGGGTCGTCTGGGGGTCCAGGAGCCCATGGCCGGAGGTTGCCCCGGCCGGTACCCCACAGCTGGAGGGGGTCACCCCGGGCCCGGGAGCCCACAGCTGGAGGGGTCGTCCCGGGGTCTGGAAGCCCACAGGGAGAGGGGGGCCTGGGAGACCACGGAGGGAGGGGTCGTCTGGGGGTCCAGGAGCCCGTAGCGGGAGGTCGCCCCGGCCGGGCCCCCACAGCTGGAGGGGGTCACCCCGGGCCCGGGAGCCCACAGCTGGAGGGGTCGTCCCGGGGTCTGGAAGCCCACAGGGAGAGGGGGGCCCGGGAGCCCACCGAGGGAGGGGCTTCACGGGGCCGGGAGCCCACAGCCGGACCGGGTCACCCCGGGGCCGcgtcagggctctggggaggagcgggcctggggcccagggaggccagggGGTCTCACCCGCTCCGGGGTGCAGGCGCAGCCCTCCAGGAACGGCCAGTTCTTGAACGTAGAGACGCGGTGGTCCTTGAGGTAGAGCTGCCAGGCGGGGGGCAACGACGAAGCGCCCATCCCGCCGCCGCAGGCGCCGAGCGCCGACTCGATTCAAATCCGGCGGTTGGCGGCCGGCGCGGGGCAGGTCGGGAACGCGCTGACTCACCACGCTCCGCCCGCGGCATTCTGGGAAGGCAAGGCTGGGCGGCGCGGGGTGTGCTGGGAGTTGTAGTCCCCCCGCCGCGCGGCTCCGCTATTCGCGGCGCACCGAGCGCGCCCCCTCgctcccccgccccgccgggcccTGGTCCCACACTTAGCGTTTCCCCGACGGCTTACGAAGACTGGTGGGAAGAGGCGTTGAGGCTGCTCTGACGTCCCCGGGGTGAGTTCAAGGAGTGGCCGCCGTCGAGCACACTTACGTTAAGCCTGTGCTCATTAAACACTCCCCTTTTCCATAAGATTTTGTAACAGATATTTAATTCATAGATCAGCTTTCGGCTGTATCAAATTTTACCCATAACAGCTTCTGCCATTTTGATTCTTCTGCATTATTTGTGCCAAGTTCCTACTCTCTAGGGTCCCATTTTTAACATCTATATATAGTAGCCAGAACCCCCCCGAGGCTGGTGTCCGTGCTGGCCCTAAAACTAACAAGTTTTGCGCATTTCCACCGGCTGCGGTCCTCGAGGGCTGGGTGAGCCGCTTCGCGCGCAGTGACTTCCCAGCGGCAAGGACGAGAAAACTGAGCAATCTCGGGGAGCAGCGGAGAGGACACAGGGACAGAGACCCACCCAGAGGTGAGAGGGAGGCAGCCTGTAATGGGTCTGTGCCTGCTAAACATCCCGGTCAAGGTCTCCCTGGTTAACCTGAGGTAACCCCACCCCCCAGACTTCTTGTCTTCTCACCCCACTGAGCCGCAGCGGACTTTTTGATCTTTGCACTTACAAGAATGCAGAAAGGTATGTGCTTGTTTTAACTTGTATCTCTCAGATTAAAAGACGGATCAAGTCTTGCTTGTGAATGGCCCATTCCTGTCTTTACCCACTTAACTGTTTGGTTATTGACATTTTTCCTATTGCCTGGTGAGTTTTTATACAAAAGGCACTTAACCTCATTCCTCTTGTCCTCCTCGACCTTGACCtgatttgttgttttttggaCTTTGTggtgtattttttcttctttctttctttctaagattttatttgtttatttgacagagagacagagatcacaagtaggcagagcggcaggcagagagagagggggaagcaagctcctcctgaagcagagagcctgatgcagggctcaatcccaggaccctgatacgaagacctgagcagaggcttaatccactgagccacccaagtgcccctgtttgCCAAGATCTGGCCAGTTGACTCTACACTGTTTGGTAGCAGCTTTGAACGAAGGCAGATTTGagacaacactttttttttttttttttaagattttatttatttatttgacacacagagagagcacaagccggggggaGCAGtaggtggaggaagagagagaagcagactcctcgctgagcagggagcccaatgcagggctgtctcccaggacccggagatcatgatctgagccgaagacagaggcttaacccactgagccacccaggtgcccctgaaacaccaCTTTTATCACTTAGTAAA is a window from the Neovison vison isolate M4711 chromosome 5, ASM_NN_V1, whole genome shotgun sequence genome containing:
- the BIRC5 gene encoding baculoviral IAP repeat-containing protein 5, with the translated sequence MGASSLPPAWQLYLKDHRVSTFKNWPFLEGCACTPERMAEAGFIHCPTENEPDLAQCFFCFKELEGWEPDDDPIEEHKKHSSGCAFLSVKKQFEELTLSEFLKLDKERAKNKIAKESNSKQKEFEETAKRVRCAIEQLATAE